A section of the Verrucomicrobium sp. GAS474 genome encodes:
- a CDS encoding ATP-binding protein, with protein sequence MISRWLQIGSLKVRILLLIAVAIVTPLFALGTWLYWDIDASQEKAVSIVLETAAKSIASQIESWNEGPNVEVESFQLGQRGFLCVLAPDGHIVSAPEAVLKNDAQFSWLARTTPQGIGHVVDHNGQEWLTYGTVLKSGLRILALQDEEEEDAAVHIFRKNTILMLCLAAGLTLPFASLFLSSVLRPIKQLQEAAEALRKGDWSIRVQAEKGAELAALAHSFNQMAEQLGNQYVRIEEEVAKRTEQLVQENAERRLAERSLRAKQEELQAMNDASPLGIFVTGRDGLCLYSNQVLQDIYGTPQLFGSGLFEPIHEEDKARVLALFKSGHENGQPLKSIHRLRRRKRILWLRMRLAPLGAGDQFTGYVGTVEDISEQKLLEHRLLARNQMMDTLASSSHLEEAAPAIAQALADATEWDLATFWVVDLAENRLKQVGAAQRKTLDLGGLIQAGAEKGLEKGQGLPGRVWKEGQPLWIGDADKDLSDPRLAFSPPLRTALALPIFFDEAVAGVVEVRFRDPILSDSSLIEDLCGWADTLGQFLARSQAEKEKGDMEIQLRHAQKMESIGQLAAGIAHEINTPTQFVGDNNRFLQGAFSDIAGLLHRYDLLLTGVKAGCGTEELSRLVHDAEETAEAADIAYLEEEVPKAILQSLDGLERVTKIVRAMKDFSHPGSEDRVPVNLNQAIESTVTVARNEWKYVADLATELDPDLPPVPCRIGEINQVVLNLLVNAAHAIGDILDELSGGKGMITVSTKTSADREWAEVRISDTGGGIPEAIRGKIFDPFFTTKQVGKGTGQGLAIAHSVIVDKHGGTIAFESEIGKGTTFLIRLPLHWERSESSRPK encoded by the coding sequence ATGATCTCGCGTTGGCTCCAGATCGGTTCACTGAAGGTTCGCATTCTGCTTCTCATCGCGGTCGCCATCGTGACCCCTCTTTTCGCCCTGGGCACGTGGCTGTATTGGGACATCGACGCCTCCCAGGAAAAGGCCGTGAGCATCGTCCTCGAAACGGCGGCCAAAAGCATCGCTTCCCAGATCGAATCGTGGAACGAGGGACCCAACGTCGAGGTCGAGTCCTTTCAGCTCGGCCAGAGGGGCTTCCTTTGCGTTCTCGCTCCCGACGGGCATATCGTTTCGGCTCCCGAGGCTGTCCTCAAAAATGATGCCCAATTCAGCTGGTTGGCACGCACAACGCCCCAGGGCATCGGCCATGTCGTCGATCACAACGGGCAGGAATGGCTGACTTACGGAACCGTCCTGAAAAGCGGGCTCCGTATTCTGGCGCTGCAAGACGAGGAGGAGGAAGACGCCGCGGTCCATATTTTCCGCAAGAACACCATTCTCATGCTCTGCTTGGCCGCGGGGCTGACTTTGCCCTTCGCGTCGCTTTTCCTCAGTTCGGTCCTTCGCCCGATCAAACAGCTTCAGGAGGCCGCTGAAGCCCTGCGCAAAGGGGACTGGAGCATCCGGGTCCAAGCGGAAAAAGGAGCGGAGCTCGCCGCCCTCGCCCATTCCTTCAATCAAATGGCCGAACAACTCGGCAACCAATACGTCCGGATCGAGGAGGAGGTGGCCAAGAGGACGGAACAGCTCGTGCAGGAGAACGCCGAACGGCGCCTGGCCGAGCGATCGCTGCGGGCCAAGCAGGAGGAACTGCAGGCGATGAACGACGCCTCACCCCTCGGCATCTTCGTCACCGGGCGCGACGGGCTCTGTCTCTACTCCAATCAGGTCCTCCAGGATATCTACGGGACGCCCCAGCTCTTCGGCTCGGGCCTGTTCGAGCCGATCCACGAGGAAGACAAGGCGCGGGTCCTCGCCCTCTTTAAAAGCGGCCATGAAAACGGCCAGCCCCTCAAGAGCATCCACCGCCTCCGCCGCCGCAAGCGCATTCTCTGGCTGCGCATGCGGCTGGCTCCTTTGGGTGCGGGAGATCAATTCACCGGCTATGTCGGTACCGTCGAGGATATCTCCGAGCAAAAACTCCTGGAACACCGCCTTTTGGCCCGCAACCAGATGATGGACACCCTCGCCAGTTCCAGTCACCTGGAGGAAGCCGCGCCGGCCATCGCCCAGGCCCTCGCCGACGCCACCGAGTGGGACTTGGCCACGTTCTGGGTCGTTGACCTGGCGGAGAACAGGCTCAAGCAGGTTGGCGCGGCGCAACGCAAGACGCTCGACCTCGGCGGGTTGATCCAGGCCGGGGCGGAAAAGGGCCTCGAAAAGGGGCAGGGCCTTCCCGGGCGCGTCTGGAAAGAAGGTCAGCCCCTCTGGATCGGAGATGCCGACAAGGATCTTTCCGATCCGCGCCTCGCCTTTTCCCCGCCCTTGCGCACCGCCTTGGCCCTTCCCATCTTTTTCGACGAAGCCGTTGCCGGTGTCGTCGAGGTCCGTTTCCGCGATCCCATCCTTTCCGACAGCAGCCTGATCGAAGACCTTTGCGGATGGGCGGACACCCTCGGCCAGTTCCTGGCCCGCAGCCAGGCGGAAAAAGAGAAGGGCGACATGGAGATCCAGCTCCGTCACGCGCAAAAAATGGAATCGATCGGGCAGCTTGCCGCAGGCATCGCCCACGAAATCAACACGCCCACGCAATTCGTCGGCGACAATAACCGCTTCCTCCAGGGAGCCTTTTCCGACATCGCCGGACTCCTGCATCGTTACGACCTCCTCTTGACCGGCGTGAAGGCAGGGTGCGGCACGGAGGAGCTTTCCCGCCTCGTCCACGATGCCGAAGAGACGGCGGAAGCCGCCGACATCGCCTACCTCGAGGAGGAAGTCCCCAAGGCGATCCTCCAGTCACTCGACGGCTTGGAGCGGGTGACGAAAATCGTTCGGGCCATGAAAGACTTTTCCCATCCGGGTTCCGAAGACCGGGTCCCCGTCAATCTCAACCAGGCCATCGAAAGCACCGTCACCGTCGCGCGGAACGAATGGAAATACGTCGCCGATCTTGCGACCGAACTCGATCCCGATCTGCCTCCCGTTCCCTGCCGTATCGGGGAAATCAACCAAGTCGTCCTCAACCTTCTCGTCAACGCGGCCCACGCCATTGGGGACATCCTCGACGAACTCTCCGGCGGCAAGGGGATGATCACGGTCTCCACCAAAACATCGGCCGACAGGGAATGGGCCGAAGTCCGCATCTCCGACACCGGGGGCGGCATCCCCGAAGCGATCCGGGGGAAAATCTTCGACCCTTTCTTTACGACCAAACAGGTCGGAAAGGGAACGGGTCAGGGCCTTGCCATCGCCCACTCCGTTATCGTCGACAAGCATGGCGGCACCATCGCCTTCGAGAGCGAAATCGGGAAGGGGACCACGTTCTTGATTCGCCTCCCCTTGCACTGGGAGCGGTCCGAGTCGAGCCGCCCAAAATGA
- a CDS encoding ATP-dependent 6-phosphofructokinase: MTAPASASLSTPYRIGILTSGGDCPGLNAVIRGTVCAAETRGWEVLGFSDGYEGLLSPVRYRPLTVDNTHGITALGGTILGTTNKGRFVAKVGLGDKALIPKEIISEARETIEGLGISALVCLGGDGSLTTAEQLFENGIPTIGVPKTIDNDISATAMTFGFDSAVECVTEALDRLHTTARSHKRVMILEVMGRHAGWIALHGGIAGGADMILIPEIPFSYEKICREIVHRVGNGHETTMIVVAEGAMPKEGTVSAKGGHKGEVRLGGIGQQVCDEIERRTGRETRTMVLGHLQRGGAPTTLDRILGTRFGVGAVKLIEEKKFGHMVSYINDQIGSVSIPEAVGQLKTVPPGGQMVDAARSIGITFGD; this comes from the coding sequence ATGACGGCTCCTGCTTCCGCTTCCCTTTCCACCCCCTATCGGATCGGCATCTTGACGAGCGGAGGGGATTGCCCCGGATTGAACGCCGTGATCCGCGGCACCGTCTGCGCGGCGGAGACGCGGGGCTGGGAAGTCCTCGGCTTCAGCGACGGGTACGAAGGGCTCCTTTCCCCGGTCCGTTACCGTCCCCTGACGGTCGACAACACGCACGGCATCACCGCGCTCGGCGGGACGATCCTGGGGACGACGAACAAGGGCCGCTTCGTCGCGAAGGTCGGCCTCGGGGACAAGGCGTTGATCCCGAAGGAGATCATCAGCGAGGCGCGGGAGACGATCGAGGGCCTCGGCATCAGCGCCCTCGTCTGCCTCGGCGGCGACGGCTCCCTGACGACGGCGGAACAGCTTTTCGAGAACGGCATCCCGACGATCGGCGTGCCGAAGACGATCGACAACGACATCTCGGCGACGGCGATGACTTTCGGCTTCGACTCGGCGGTCGAGTGCGTCACCGAGGCCCTCGACCGGCTCCACACCACGGCCCGCAGCCACAAGCGGGTGATGATCCTCGAGGTGATGGGGCGGCACGCCGGGTGGATCGCCCTCCACGGCGGCATCGCGGGCGGGGCCGACATGATCCTCATCCCGGAGATTCCCTTCTCCTACGAGAAGATCTGCCGGGAGATCGTCCACCGGGTCGGCAACGGCCATGAGACGACGATGATCGTCGTCGCCGAAGGGGCGATGCCGAAGGAGGGGACGGTCTCCGCGAAGGGCGGCCACAAGGGCGAGGTCCGGCTCGGCGGCATCGGCCAGCAGGTCTGCGACGAGATCGAGCGGCGGACCGGTCGCGAGACGCGGACGATGGTCCTCGGCCACCTCCAGCGCGGCGGCGCCCCGACGACCCTCGACCGGATCCTCGGCACCCGCTTCGGCGTCGGCGCTGTGAAGCTGATCGAGGAGAAGAAATTCGGACACATGGTCAGCTACATCAACGACCAGATCGGCTCGGTCTCGATTCCCGAGGCCGTCGGCCAGCTGAAGACGGTCCCCCCCGGCGGCCAGATGGTCGACGCGGCCCGCTCGATCGGGATCACCTTCGGGGACTAG
- the fsa gene encoding fructose-6-phosphate aldolase: protein MKIFIDTGDTTEIKEANDWGLIDGVTTNPSLAAKAGKNFKQLITEITQIVDGPISAEVVSLTADEMYKEGKELASWHKNIVVKVPLIPEGLKAVKRFTAEGIKTNVTLCFNANQALLAAKAGASYISPFVGRLDDISQDGLQLIRDIRLIYDNYGFDTEILTASARGPYHFMEAAKIGSDVITAPFSVIKQVIKHPLTDSGLKQFLEDWKKVANL from the coding sequence ATGAAGATTTTCATCGATACCGGCGACACCACCGAAATCAAGGAGGCCAATGACTGGGGCCTCATTGATGGTGTGACCACCAATCCGTCCCTCGCCGCGAAGGCCGGGAAGAACTTCAAACAGCTCATCACCGAGATCACCCAGATCGTCGACGGCCCGATCAGCGCCGAAGTCGTCAGCCTCACCGCCGACGAGATGTACAAGGAAGGCAAGGAACTCGCCTCCTGGCACAAGAACATCGTCGTCAAGGTCCCCCTCATCCCCGAGGGCCTCAAGGCCGTGAAACGCTTCACCGCCGAGGGCATCAAGACGAACGTCACCCTCTGCTTCAACGCGAACCAGGCCCTCCTCGCCGCCAAGGCCGGGGCGAGCTACATCAGCCCCTTCGTCGGCCGCCTCGACGACATCAGCCAGGACGGCCTCCAGCTGATCCGCGACATCCGCCTCATCTATGACAACTACGGCTTCGACACCGAGATCCTGACGGCCTCGGCCCGCGGGCCGTATCACTTCATGGAAGCGGCCAAGATCGGCAGCGATGTCATCACGGCGCCCTTCTCCGTCATCAAGCAGGTGATCAAGCACCCGCTCACCGACAGCGGCCTGAAGCAGTTCCTCGAAGATTGGAAGAAGGTCGCGAACCTCTAA
- the mutT gene encoding 8-oxo-dGTP diphosphatase MutT, giving the protein MNRGNPPSSAAPSGRRRRGVPPSAAGEGKPPERRRGPHPGGKGKGGRRHRGPLRVAAGIIRDRDRILITQRKAEDSLGGFWEFPGGKLEQGEGYPAALKRELMEEIGVEVVVGGLFATIRHKYPGGEVKLCFLEARIVRGEVQAIDVAAWKWVLPSELGNFRFPPADEPLIKKLQSAPPKSQQTGPI; this is encoded by the coding sequence ATGAACAGGGGGAATCCTCCATCGTCCGCCGCTCCCTCGGGACGGCGGCGTCGGGGGGTTCCCCCTTCTGCTGCCGGGGAGGGGAAGCCCCCGGAGCGTCGGCGCGGGCCTCATCCCGGCGGCAAGGGAAAGGGCGGACGCCGCCATCGCGGGCCGCTGCGGGTCGCCGCCGGCATCATCCGGGACCGGGACCGGATCCTCATCACCCAGCGCAAGGCCGAGGACAGCCTCGGCGGCTTCTGGGAGTTCCCCGGCGGGAAGCTGGAGCAGGGCGAGGGCTATCCCGCCGCGCTGAAGCGGGAACTGATGGAGGAGATCGGCGTCGAGGTCGTCGTCGGCGGCCTCTTTGCGACGATCCGGCACAAGTATCCCGGCGGCGAAGTGAAGCTCTGTTTCCTCGAGGCCCGGATCGTCCGGGGCGAGGTCCAGGCCATCGACGTCGCGGCCTGGAAATGGGTCCTCCCCTCCGAACTGGGGAACTTTCGCTTTCCTCCCGCCGACGAGCCGCTAATAAAGAAACTCCAGTCGGCGCCTCCGAAGTCGCAGCAGACTGGTCCCATTTGA
- a CDS encoding family 1 glycosylhydrolase translates to MSAPLPSSPFLWGVATSSDQHEGGINGESEPQNNWAWAERDGKVETIGPAARFWEKAEGDFALCKDLGLNAFRLSLSWPRIQPLKELPETPVPFRKLGKVTPPPFDTAALDRYAEILASARKNGLEPVVTLHHFTHPAWLGEDAWLNRRTVDFYLAYVETVVRHLLPVLIDRHQVAPPRYLITINEPNMLSVCHYLFGLFPSGPSWGLHPAYSALAHMLEAHIKARRLIKRLYAELAPRAAAPLVTFNNYCTDLFWTDQAWVHLMFAPSRGVPKNEIFPHLWKEARAFDRSFSEARLPIQPPLRNFIGQGLKKFHHFLAWAGSIHSVWEPLIETLYDDAAAFPGDPPIDYLAIDYYDPFIAHFLRTPHWADDVSLQHRRPHEHLLNSITSKWWDWHLLPEGLAFYVKTLRPFNLPIMIAENGMATRQAPPIEGHPQPKVGRRDNLLRSDYIRRHVGMVNQLRREGHPLIGYLHWSLVDNYEWGTYAPRFGLFNAERTPAGVEYDDNAASTYAEMIAISRLPSNLAKIPPTSLS, encoded by the coding sequence ATGAGCGCTCCCCTCCCCTCCTCTCCCTTTCTCTGGGGAGTCGCCACTTCCTCCGACCAGCACGAGGGGGGCATCAACGGGGAAAGCGAGCCCCAGAACAACTGGGCCTGGGCCGAGCGGGACGGGAAAGTCGAGACCATCGGCCCCGCCGCCCGCTTCTGGGAAAAAGCCGAGGGAGATTTCGCCCTCTGCAAGGATCTGGGGCTGAACGCCTTCCGACTCAGCCTTTCGTGGCCCCGCATCCAGCCCCTGAAGGAGCTTCCCGAGACGCCCGTCCCCTTCCGCAAGCTCGGGAAGGTCACCCCCCCGCCGTTCGACACCGCCGCCCTCGACCGCTACGCCGAGATCCTCGCCTCGGCCCGGAAGAACGGCCTGGAGCCCGTCGTCACCCTCCACCACTTCACCCATCCGGCCTGGCTCGGCGAAGACGCCTGGCTCAACCGCCGCACCGTCGACTTCTACCTCGCCTACGTCGAGACCGTCGTCCGGCACCTCCTCCCCGTCCTGATCGATCGGCACCAGGTCGCCCCGCCCCGCTACCTCATCACGATCAACGAGCCGAACATGCTCTCGGTCTGCCACTACCTCTTCGGCCTCTTCCCCAGCGGCCCGAGCTGGGGCCTCCATCCCGCCTACAGCGCCCTGGCCCACATGCTGGAGGCCCACATCAAGGCCCGACGGCTGATCAAGCGGCTCTATGCCGAGCTCGCCCCCCGGGCCGCCGCCCCGCTCGTCACCTTCAACAACTACTGCACCGATCTCTTCTGGACCGACCAGGCGTGGGTCCACCTCATGTTCGCCCCCTCCCGCGGGGTCCCGAAGAACGAGATCTTCCCCCACCTCTGGAAGGAAGCCCGGGCCTTCGACCGCTCCTTCTCCGAAGCCCGCCTTCCGATCCAGCCCCCGCTGCGGAACTTCATCGGCCAGGGTCTCAAGAAATTCCACCACTTCCTCGCCTGGGCCGGCTCGATCCACAGCGTCTGGGAACCCCTCATCGAGACCCTCTACGACGATGCCGCCGCCTTCCCCGGCGACCCGCCGATCGATTACCTCGCCATCGACTACTACGATCCCTTCATCGCCCACTTCCTCCGCACCCCCCATTGGGCCGACGACGTCTCCCTCCAGCACCGCCGCCCCCACGAGCACCTCCTCAACAGCATCACCAGCAAGTGGTGGGACTGGCACCTCCTCCCCGAGGGCCTCGCCTTCTACGTGAAGACCCTCCGCCCCTTCAACCTCCCCATCATGATCGCCGAGAACGGGATGGCGACCCGCCAGGCCCCGCCTATCGAAGGCCATCCCCAGCCGAAGGTCGGCCGCCGGGACAACCTCCTGCGGAGCGACTACATCCGCCGCCACGTCGGCATGGTGAACCAGCTGCGCCGGGAGGGGCATCCCCTGATCGGCTACCTCCACTGGTCCCTCGTCGACAACTACGAGTGGGGGACCTACGCCCCCCGTTTCGGCCTCTTCAACGCGGAGCGGACCCCCGCCGGGGTCGAATACGACGACAACGCGGCCAGCACCTACGCGGAGATGATCGCCATCAGCCGCCTCCCCTCGAACCTCGCCAAGATCCCGCCCACCTCCCTTTCATGA
- a CDS encoding aspartate-semialdehyde dehydrogenase yields the protein MKQYKVGVVGATGAVGHEVVKLLESRKFPVGELRLFASARSVGKTMTFQGKEVPLLALSQEAFAGLDYVIFSAGASRSKEFAPAAVKAGAIVIDNSSAYRMAADVPLVVPEINPGDLKVHQGIIANPNCTAAILGTALWPLHRKAGIKRIIVSTYQSASGAGAQAMAELEAQVKQYVAREPITKSVFPHQIAFNVFSHNTAIGADGSNEEETKVREELRKMFHLPALPLVITCVRVPVLRAHSEAVVIETEKPLSPEEAREILSQAPGVTVVDDREANYFPMPLEASGKLDILVGRIREDQSNPGGHGLALFVSGDQLLKGAAWNAVQIAECLIG from the coding sequence ATGAAGCAATACAAGGTCGGTGTGGTCGGTGCCACGGGTGCCGTCGGTCATGAAGTGGTCAAGCTGTTGGAGAGCCGGAAGTTTCCCGTCGGGGAACTCCGCCTCTTCGCCTCGGCGCGTTCGGTCGGCAAGACGATGACGTTCCAGGGGAAGGAAGTGCCGCTGCTGGCCCTTTCCCAGGAAGCCTTCGCCGGGCTCGATTACGTCATCTTCAGCGCCGGGGCCTCCCGGTCGAAGGAATTCGCCCCCGCCGCGGTGAAGGCCGGGGCCATCGTGATCGACAACTCGTCGGCCTACCGCATGGCCGCCGACGTCCCCCTCGTCGTCCCGGAGATCAATCCCGGCGACCTCAAGGTCCACCAGGGCATCATCGCCAACCCGAACTGCACGGCCGCCATCCTCGGCACGGCGCTCTGGCCCCTTCACCGGAAGGCCGGGATCAAGCGGATCATCGTCTCCACCTACCAGTCGGCGAGCGGAGCCGGGGCGCAGGCGATGGCCGAGCTCGAAGCCCAGGTGAAGCAGTACGTGGCCAGGGAACCGATCACGAAGAGCGTCTTCCCCCACCAGATCGCCTTCAACGTTTTCTCGCACAACACGGCCATCGGCGCCGACGGCTCGAACGAGGAGGAGACCAAGGTCCGCGAGGAGCTGCGGAAGATGTTTCATCTCCCTGCGCTTCCCCTCGTCATCACCTGCGTCCGCGTCCCCGTCCTCCGGGCCCACTCGGAAGCCGTCGTGATCGAGACGGAGAAGCCGCTCTCGCCCGAGGAGGCGCGGGAGATCCTTTCCCAGGCTCCCGGCGTCACCGTCGTCGACGACCGCGAGGCGAATTACTTCCCGATGCCCCTCGAGGCGAGCGGCAAGCTCGACATCCTTGTCGGCCGCATCCGCGAAGACCAGTCGAACCCCGGCGGCCACGGCCTCGCCCTCTTCGTGAGCGGCGACCAGCTGCTGAAGGGCGCGGCGTGGAATGCGGTGCAGATTGCGGAGTGTTTGATCGGGTAG
- a CDS encoding MBL fold metallo-hydrolase yields the protein MSQTPSLIPYTGGALSTNAFLIPGAEKGSWIAFDAPEGLAAEAKRQGWKIEALVLTHGHFDHVWDAGRIEADHGCPVYLHPADRPLVENIDYLTRFGIRERFPLVKTLTDLELPPQGTVPWKVGGRDFTLFHIPGHSPGSIAFYEPTEARIFGGDILFAGAVGRWDFPGGSQSDLLNGIKNHLLPLPDAVVVYPGHGPETTIGDERRDNPYLA from the coding sequence ATGAGCCAGACCCCTTCGCTGATCCCCTACACCGGGGGAGCCCTCTCGACCAACGCCTTCCTTATTCCGGGCGCGGAAAAGGGTTCCTGGATCGCCTTCGACGCCCCCGAGGGCCTCGCCGCCGAGGCGAAGCGGCAGGGATGGAAGATCGAAGCCCTCGTCCTCACCCACGGCCACTTCGACCACGTCTGGGACGCGGGCCGGATCGAGGCCGATCACGGCTGCCCCGTCTACCTCCACCCCGCCGACCGACCCCTGGTCGAGAACATCGATTACCTCACCCGCTTCGGCATCCGGGAGCGCTTTCCCCTCGTGAAGACCTTGACCGACCTGGAACTCCCCCCGCAGGGGACCGTTCCGTGGAAGGTCGGCGGACGGGATTTCACCCTCTTCCACATCCCCGGCCACTCTCCCGGCAGCATTGCGTTCTACGAACCGACCGAGGCGCGGATCTTCGGCGGCGACATCCTCTTCGCGGGAGCGGTCGGCCGGTGGGATTTCCCGGGAGGCTCTCAAAGCGATCTGCTGAACGGCATCAAGAACCACCTCCTCCCCCTCCCCGACGCGGTCGTCGTCTATCCCGGCCACGGCCCCGAGACGACGATCGGTGACGAGCGCCGGGACAATCCATATCTGGCATAA
- the glsA gene encoding glutaminase A, which produces MAPDSILGYLRSLHAKYAPLFEGEVATYIPELGKANPEWFGICLVTATGAVYEVGDTGQAFTIQSIVKPFLYGKALEECGIEGVLAKVGVEATGDAFNSISLEPTTGRPRNPMINAGAIATCGLIPGEAKLERLLATFSHYAGRPLLYNEAVYRSESMTGHRNRAIAHMLRGFDRLGDDLESVLELYFQICSTSVTCRDLGVMAATLANNGVNPLTGERALAAEYVPNVLSVMASCGMYNSAGEWIYRVGLPAKSGVGGGIIAVLPGQLGVGVFSPRLDPHGNSVRGVRLCEELSRELQLHLFSPPINDASVVRSILSGADFHSTRIGLAQEVRLLDKEGGRIKLFQLQGNLTFTSAEVVARTLHTHLDKGEKRFFILDCRRVTGVNRSACGILRETIKASLAAGVGVVLSHAKSVPLLIESFVDHPDGSPGECFDIVADTDAALEWCENHLLRDFRQKEASRASDPSAPRRYYSLFLGLTEEELGTMESLLEQRTASAGEVLIRAGDLSREIYFLSRGSLSILLPLSGTPDATPRRIATVSPGSAFGEMAMTGSAVRSATVVADTECVFDILSLRKLDELTRTSPSIRIKLLHNLSLQLAAKVRHTNRQLEALEELSA; this is translated from the coding sequence ATGGCCCCTGATTCGATCCTCGGCTATCTGCGCTCGCTCCACGCCAAATATGCGCCGCTGTTCGAGGGGGAAGTCGCCACCTATATTCCCGAGTTGGGCAAGGCCAATCCGGAGTGGTTCGGTATCTGCCTGGTGACGGCGACGGGCGCGGTCTACGAGGTCGGGGACACGGGGCAGGCGTTCACGATCCAATCGATCGTGAAACCGTTCCTCTACGGGAAGGCGCTGGAGGAATGCGGCATCGAGGGGGTCCTCGCGAAGGTCGGCGTCGAGGCGACGGGCGATGCCTTCAACTCGATCAGCCTCGAGCCGACGACGGGCCGCCCGCGCAATCCGATGATCAACGCCGGGGCGATCGCCACGTGCGGGCTCATTCCCGGCGAGGCGAAACTCGAACGCCTTCTCGCCACCTTCTCCCATTATGCCGGACGGCCCCTCCTCTACAACGAGGCGGTCTATCGTTCCGAGAGCATGACCGGCCATCGCAACCGGGCCATCGCCCACATGTTGCGCGGCTTCGACCGCCTCGGCGATGACCTCGAATCGGTCCTCGAACTCTATTTCCAGATCTGCTCCACCTCGGTGACCTGCCGCGACCTCGGCGTGATGGCGGCGACGCTCGCGAACAACGGCGTCAATCCGCTGACCGGGGAGCGGGCCTTGGCGGCGGAATACGTGCCGAACGTCCTCAGCGTGATGGCCTCGTGCGGGATGTACAACTCGGCGGGCGAGTGGATCTACCGCGTCGGCCTCCCGGCGAAGAGCGGCGTCGGCGGCGGCATCATCGCGGTACTGCCGGGGCAGCTCGGCGTCGGCGTCTTTTCCCCCCGCCTCGATCCCCACGGGAACAGCGTCCGGGGCGTCCGCCTCTGCGAGGAGCTTTCCCGGGAGCTGCAGCTCCACCTCTTTTCCCCGCCGATCAACGACGCCTCGGTCGTCCGCTCGATCCTCAGCGGGGCCGACTTCCACTCGACCCGGATCGGCCTGGCGCAGGAGGTCCGCCTCCTCGACAAGGAAGGGGGCCGGATCAAGCTCTTCCAGCTCCAGGGCAACCTCACCTTCACCTCGGCCGAGGTCGTCGCGCGGACGCTGCACACCCATCTCGACAAGGGGGAGAAGCGCTTCTTCATCCTCGACTGCCGCCGGGTGACGGGGGTCAACCGGAGCGCCTGCGGCATCCTGCGGGAGACGATCAAGGCCTCCCTCGCGGCGGGCGTCGGCGTCGTCCTCTCCCATGCGAAGTCGGTGCCGTTGCTGATCGAGTCGTTCGTCGATCATCCCGACGGCTCCCCGGGGGAATGCTTCGACATCGTCGCCGATACCGATGCCGCGCTGGAGTGGTGCGAGAATCATCTCCTGCGGGACTTCCGCCAGAAGGAGGCCTCCCGCGCCTCGGACCCCTCGGCCCCGCGCCGGTACTATTCCCTCTTCCTCGGCCTGACCGAGGAGGAGCTGGGGACGATGGAGAGCCTCCTCGAACAGCGGACGGCTTCGGCGGGCGAGGTCCTGATCCGGGCGGGCGATCTTTCGCGGGAGATCTATTTCCTCTCCCGGGGAAGCCTCAGCATTCTCCTCCCCCTCTCGGGAACGCCCGACGCGACGCCCCGCCGGATCGCGACGGTCAGCCCGGGCTCGGCCTTCGGCGAAATGGCGATGACGGGGAGCGCCGTCCGTTCGGCCACGGTCGTCGCCGACACCGAATGTGTCTTCGACATCCTCTCGCTGCGGAAGCTCGACGAGCTCACCCGGACCTCCCCCTCGATCCGCATCAAGCTCCTCCACAACCTCTCCCTTCAGCTCGCCGCCAAGGTCCGCCACACGAACCGGCAGCTGGAGGCGCTCGAGGAATTGTCGGCTTGA